From Plasmodium brasilianum strain Bolivian I chromosome 3, whole genome shotgun sequence, the proteins below share one genomic window:
- a CDS encoding lysophospholipase, with amino-acid sequence MNIKIKPNNTLNLRAVRILLSEVEVKDKEPLCVNLKDKQNSRPDKNLQNKTSEKTKLKNKQEQNLKNPRKVNTFKSPDARLEAKMFKCYASVDNYLMNNKKASKSKISIVVLKNLGWLYILPILVLFLGLLYLIDNSNLKWIVAVFSSSTSPKSLGKKPNLGCSLNLRTIRLLLLEDEVKDEDPLSADLKEGEPNAQTNETLQNEYLQNEHLQNETVQSETLENGGLGYSGLQYNGLENSGSQYNGLENSGLQYNGLENSGLQYNGLENSGLQYSGLENSGLQYNGLENSGLQYNGLENSGLQYNGLENSGFQYNGLENSGLQYNGLENNGLGYSGLEYSGLENENNPQEHETQPSKFKNKMGGVFVFKKIPLMIEENLFKCFASIYDYIDKDENSLQRKFKALFMMSTFLLITPIFLISLIGAFLIIGQDTYYYCGTALCYVISITIALFIILKNLKYRAIKAGHANPSFKDYFSSF; translated from the exons ATGAACATAAAAATCAAACCAAATAATACTTTAAATCTAAGAGCTGTTCGAATATTGTTATCAGAAGTTGAAGTGAAAGATAAGGAACCCCTATgtgtaaatttaaaagataaacaAAATAGTAGGCcagataaaaatttacaaaataaaacatcggaaaaaacgaaattaaaaaataaacaagaacaaaatttaaaaaatccaCGTAAggtaaatacatttaaaagtCCGGATGCACGTTTAGAAGCTAAAATGTTCAAATGTTATGCTTCCGTAGATAATTATTTGatgaacaataaaaaagCTAGTAAATCAAAAATTTCGATTGTCGTGCTTAAGAATTTAGGTTGGTTGTATATTTTACctattttagttttattcCTTGgtcttctttatttaatagaTAATTCAAATTTAAAATGGATTGTTGCAGTTTTTTCTTCT aGTACCTCTCCCAAATCATTGGGAAAAAAACCTAACCTAGGTTGTTCTTTAAATTTAAGAACTATTCGATTATTGTTATTAGAAGATGAAGTGAAAGATGAAGACCCATTAAGTGCAGATTTAAAAGAAGGTGAACCAAATGCTCAAACCAATGAAACATTACAAAATGAATACTTACAAAATGAACATTTACAAAATGAAACTGTGCAAAGTGAAACATTAGAAAATGGTGGATTAGGATATAGTGGATTACAGTACAATGGGTTAGAAAATAGTGGATCACAGTACAATGGGTTAGAAAATAGTGGATTACAATACAATGGGTTAGAAAATAGTGGATTACAATACAATGGGTTAGAAAATAGTGGATTACAGTACAGTGGGTTAGAAAATAGTGGATTACAGTACAATGGATTAGAAAATAGTGGATTACAGTACAATGGATTAGAAAATAGTGGATTACAGTACAATGGATTAGAAAATAGTGGATTTCAGTACAATGGATTAGAAAATAGTGGATTACAGTACAATGGGTTAGAAAATAATGGATTAGGATATAGTGGATTAGAATATAGTGGATTAGAGAACGAAAACAACCCACAAGAACACGAAACACAACCAAgcaaatttaaaaacaaaatgggTGGAGTATTtgtattcaaaaaaattccCTTAATGATTGaagaaaatttattcaaGTGTTTTGCTTCcatatatgattatatagATAAGGATGAAAACAGTCTTCAAAGAAAGTTTAAGGCCTTGTTTATGATGAGTACATTTTTGTTGATAAcaccaatttttttaatttcattaatcGGAGCTTTTTTGATCATAGGACAagatacatattattattgtggCACTGCATTATGTTATGTTATATCCATTACTATagcattatttattattttgaaaaatttaaaatatagagCTATTAAAGCAGGTCACGCGAATCCTAGTTTTAAAGATTacttttcttcattttga
- a CDS encoding pre-mRNA splicing factor: MEGLYNDMEEYGKICQLYEEKKQKKEKKVAKNDDILDEDILWMYETKEEKDVKEQEEFLLGKKINMQKLIEEEEQVKKESINNKNNIDHLNKLREDPLTIIKRIEIQKKKMIDDQKRLLEMQRSKGIREINNINKQRETLSSPSTDEQDALRRKRDKRRKEKHKEEKKRRKKREQERERRREREKEGRREREKERRRDREKERRREREKDRKNADKEKKQKRKEKRRHEKQDEKGRKKGITERIDKERDRNRDKERDQKRYKEGKSDILKGKKKGKGNKHERKICSDSNTREKRKSEKKINSYGESDRDEKRERSVEIDRERKRRRKER, encoded by the exons ATGGAGGGTCTTTACAATGACATGGAGGAGTATGGAAAAATTTGTCAGTTAtacgaagaaaaaaaacagaaaaaagaaaaaaaagtagctaaaaatgatgatataCTTGATGAAGATATACTATGGATGTATGAaacaaaagaagaaaaagatgtAAAAGAACAAGAAGAATTCTTactaggaaaaaaaattaatatgcaAAAGCTAATTGAAGAAGAGGaacaagtaaaaaaagagtctattaacaacaaaaataatatagacCATTTAAACAAACTAAGAGAAGACCCATTAactattattaaaagaattgaaattcaaaaaaagaaaatgatagATGATCAAAAGAGACTATTAGAAATGCAAAGGTCCAAGGGTATTCGTGaaattaacaatataaataaacaaagagAAACATTAAGCAGTCCATCGACAGATGAACAGGATGCGTtgagaagaaaaagagataaaagaaggaaagaaaagcataaggaggagaaaaaaaggagaaagaaAAGGGAAcaagaaagagaaagaagaAGAGAACGAGAAAAAGAAGGAAGAAGAGAacgagaaaaagaaagaagaagagatcgagaaaaagaaagaagaagaGAACGAGAAAAAGATAGGAAAAACGcagataaggaaaaaaagcaaaagaggaaagaaaaaagaagacacGAAAAAC AAGACGAGAAAGGCCGGAAAAAAGGCATAACTGAGAGAATAGATAAGGAAAGGGATCGAAATAGAGATAAGGAAAGAGAtcaaaaaagatataaagaAGGGAAGAGTGATATACTCAAgggtaaaaaaaagggaaaaggaaataaacACGAGCGCAAAATATGTAGTGATAGTAATacaagagaaaaaagaaaaagcgagaaaaaaattaacagttATGGTGAAAGTGATAGAgatgaaaaaagagaaagaagtGTGGAAATAGATAGGGAAAGAAAAAGACGAAGAAAGGAAAGATGA
- a CDS encoding hypothetical protein (conserved Plasmodium protein), producing the protein MELKLIKLLFCISFVYNIKAYVLKNHFMFLSRAKWAHNKKGIKLNLKINDVINFKNLNDEQIKNIGNNLYEFFSYLKLRDIKIGLRRRRSKRNAKPLPLRETDKTYEEFNTRNVRKDGDYFVVDSNSFFQ; encoded by the exons ATGGAATTAAAACTTATTAAACTTTTGTTTTGTATATcatttgtttataatataaaggCTTATGTTTTAAAGAACCATTTCATGTTTTTATCAAGAGCTAAATGGGCACATAACAAAAAGGGGATTAAGTTAAACCTTAAAATTAACGATgtcattaattttaaaa ATTTAAATGATGAACaa ataaaaaacataggaaacaatttatatgagtttttttcttatttgaaGTTAAGAGacataaaaatt GGTTTACGAAGGAGAAGAAGTAAAAGAAATGCAAAACCTTTACCATTACGTGAAACGGACAAAACATATGAAGAA tTTAACACGAGAAATGTAAGAAAGGACGGCGATTATTTTGTTGTTGATTCCAACAGTTTTTTTCAAtga
- a CDS encoding regulator of chromosome condensation: MIPRFSRFLAVVLNSYYVIKRKDNIFFCDNNHIEEKVFLFGDRRSLFKDIKQNGEATFFEKNKIKVKKITFGNCIGGCITENDDIYIWGSYEDEEKGDVIYINPIKININEEIRDIQFSYSDIYLLNKKGELKIIRDYRECLRRKEFIFEDFYKCKNSIFFKNEKIIKLSVNKFHLAFVTNKGNVYCSGNNFYGQCAMEPSFKNNFNLNYNFDFANNLNSSIRMMDSSVIQGLNQNGEATADYVESSYSPNGYSVKVRDESISISPHYVNSYNKMHFNKKMDEKNKRMNISPFSSRSMKLTNKNDQNENEHVPAVADNRNEIRIYDEGDHLNHLILKDTFYIFNKNNYVHINKVPFEERTKIVDVSCGLNHTLCLDDKNNVYSFGDDSKIQLGLGESRTNKNSLSGTRWKDQLKLGYSTITKNLANYSFYDRHIQSSPQKILKKMNDHEMVNEIYKINAGSNFSMVHSNDHFGKQLFCFGDNMYFQCGRHIGKHQQTLSTVKLPNNKIKDFSCGDKHCLLNLNDKLYGWGYNNKYQISPI; the protein is encoded by the coding sequence ATGATTCCCCGATTTTCTAGATTTCTTGCGGTTGTGTTAAATAGCtattatgtaattaaaaggaaagataatatatttttttgtgataATAATCATATAGAGGAAAAAGTCTTTTTATTTGGAGATAGACGTTCTTTATTTAAAgacataaaacaaaatggagAGGCaactttttttgaaaaaaataaaataaaagtaaaaaaaataacattcgGTAATTGTATAGGTGGTTGTATAACTGAGAATGACGACATTTACATATGGGGATCGTACGAAGACGAAGAAAAGGGTgatgtaatttatataaatcctataaaaataaatattaatgaagaaATTAGAGATATACAGTTTTCATACAGtgatatatatcttttaaataaaaagggagaattaaaaattataagagaTTATAGAGAATGTTTAAGGAGGAAAGAGTTTATATTTGaagatttttataaatgtaaaaatagtattttttttaaaaacgaaaaaataataaagttaaGTGTTAATAAGTTTCATCTAGCATTTGTTACAAATAAGGGAAATGTTTATTGTTCaggaaataatttttatgggCAATGTGCTATGGAAccatcttttaaaaataattttaatttaaattataacttTGATTTTGCAAACAATTTGAATAGTTCAATAAGAATGATGGATAGTTCAGTTATACAGGGGTTAAACCAAAACGGGGAAGCTACAGCTGATTATGTGGAAAGTTCCTATTCTCCAAATGGGTACTCTGTGAAAGTTAGAGATGAATCAATTTCCATTTCCCCACATTATGTTAATTcgtataataaaatgcattttaacaaaaaaatggacgagaaaaataaaagaatgaaCATTTCTCCGTTTAGTAGTAGAAGTATGAAATTAACTAACAAAAATGATCAGAACGAGAATGAACATGTTCCCGCTGTGGCTGATAACCGAAATGAGATAAGGATATATGATGAAGGAGACCATCTTAACCATTTGATTTTGAAggatacattttatatattcaataagaataattatgTTCACATAAATAAAGTACCGTTTGaagaaagaacaaaaattgTGGATGTGTCGTGCGGGTTAAATCATACGTTATGTTTAGATGATAAAAACAACGTTTACAGTTTTGGAGATGATAGCAAAATTCAGTTAGGATTAGGAGAAAgtagaacaaataaaaactCATTATCAGGAACAAGATGGAAAGATCAATTAAAGCTTGGTTATTCTactataacaaaaaatttagctaattattctttttatgatAGACATATACAAAGCAGTccacaaaaaatattaaaaaagatgaatGACCATGAAATggttaatgaaatatataagattAATGCTGGATCAAATTTCTCCATGGTACATTCGAATGATCATTTTGGTAAGCAACTATTTTGTTTCGGcgataatatgtattttcaATGTGGTAGGCATATAGGGAAACATCAGCAGACATTATCTACTGTGAAATTGcctaataacaaaataaaagactTTTCTTGTGGTGATAAACAttgtttattaaatttaaatgataaacTTTATGGTTGGGGATACAATAACAAGTATCAAATATCCcccatttaa